In a genomic window of Helianthus annuus cultivar XRQ/B chromosome 10, HanXRQr2.0-SUNRISE, whole genome shotgun sequence:
- the LOC110881115 gene encoding probable WRKY transcription factor 70, with protein MESFLSWPESLPSRRTKALQELRNGKVFVDKLQEMLGRPEKIEFDLQSDNGVVVQMMGMFDNALSVYHSSNLNRNPHNPTNNVRSPRSWDDQKAKDYGKSNRIVTPVKTKRGCYNRRKSASTIVKMTSTLIDDGYAWRKYGQKTILNSKHQRNYYRCSHKFEQGCQATKQVQKTDSKPSNYKITYYGLHTCNNLQRAPQIYMEDLDLNDNSFLISFGTNTPMENNKVGTCFPPVKHTPKPKENRPSLGSLKHEQVSSFNYHTPYDPIIELSQVPSEPMSVISYALDCEDMVSSGAFSSPCSTHGYEIDDISENHEYGDFLFDSLW; from the exons ATGGAGTCATTCCTCTCTTGGCCGGAAAGCTTACCAAGCAGGCGAACCAAAGCCCTTCAAGAGCTTAGAAATGGAAAAGTATTTGTGGATAAGCTTCAAGAAATGCTCGGTCGACCGGAAAAGATTGAATTTGATCTCCAATCCGATAACGGTGTGGTGGTGCAGATGATGGGGATGTTTGATAACGCCCTTTCGGTCTATCACTCTTCTAACCTCAACCGGAATCCTCATAATCCAACTAATAATGTAAGATCTCCACGCAGTTGGGATGATCAAAAGGCAAAAGATTACGGTAAAAGCAATAGGATTGTGACACCCGTGAAAACAAAAAGAGGATGTTACAATAGAAG AAAAAGCGCTTCAACGATTGTAAAGATGACCTCTACTTTAATTGATGACGGATATGCTTGGAGAAAGTACGGTCAAAAAACGATTCTCAACTCAAAACACCAAAG GAACTATTACAGGTGTAGTCACAAATTTGAACAAGGGTGTCAAGCAACCAAGCAAGTTCAAAAAACTGATAGCAAGCCATCAAATTACAAGATAACATACTACGGACTTCATACTTGCAACAATTTACAAAGAGCTCCTCAAATATATATGGAAGATCTAGATCTCAATGATAATTCGTTCCTTATTAGTTTTGGCACAAATACTCCTATGGAGAACAATAAAGTTGGCACTTGTTTTCCCCCGGTGAAACATACACCTAAACCTAAAGAGAATCGTCCTTCTTTAGGTTCTTTGAAACATGAACAGGTTTCGTCATTTAATTATCATACTCCATACGATCCGATCATTGAACTCTCACAAGTTCCATCAGAACCTATGTCTGTGATATCATATGCGTTAGATTGTGAGGACATGGTATCATCAGGGGCATTTTCGTCTCCATGTAGTACACATGGCTATGAGATAGACGACATAAGTGAAAACCATGAGTATGGTGATTTTCTCTTTGACAGCTTGTGGTAA